The following nucleotide sequence is from Synechococcus sp. CBW1004.
GAGGAAGCGCTGCCGGCGCGTTTTCTTCTTGGCGTAGGTCTGCTCGTAGTCCGTGAAACCCAACTGGAGGGGGGCCGCCATCCGCTGCCAGTCTCATTATTGGAACTGTACTGATTCTATCGGGTTTTTCAGGGGTTCCTTTTCTTCTTGGCGTAGGTCTGCTCGTAGTCCGTGAAACCCAACTGGAGGGGGGCCGCCATCCGCTGCCAGTCTCATTATTGGAACTGTACTGATTCTATCGGGTTTTTAGGGGTTCCTTGATCCTGAGGAGTAGGCGAGAATCCTCAAGACGCTCTTGGCAACATATGATACCAATGCCGCACTGAGTTCTTGCCCGTCTCCGTCGTGATGCCGGGATTGGCGGTGGGTTTGATGCAGTTTTCGCATACCCCCCATCGGCTCCTGGTTCCTCAGCTTCTGCCCTGGGTTCTACCCGGAAGCCCACAGAGAAGCCACTTCCAGGTTCCCGCTAATCCTGGTGAAACGTTGAGAGCCCCTGCGGCACAAGGGTTCTTATCGTTTGCCCGGTCTGATGATGGTGCCCGTTCCATCCCCCAGCCTGATCCGGCCTGTGGATGTCAGGCGTACAGAGGTGACGGGCGCCGGCATCCGAATGAACGCGCCCAGTCAATCTGCGGCGGCAGGGTCACGGTGCCTTCAGGGAGGTGCCTCTCCCACGAGACGTCGATCAGCGACCGACTCTGAGATGACCTTGACTCAATGTCTGGCGACCTCCATGGTCTGATCGGCACGCTCCACCAGCACCTGATCGCCGGCCGTCTGCCATCACCGGGACCCTGCTCTCACGAAGGGATCAGCGCGGCAGGTCACGAAGAAACCGTGGGAGATCAGGCCAAGGACTGCCGTGGCAACCCAGGTGACACCACCGGCAGGGGGGCTCAGGCGGCCGGCTGCGCGACGATCTCCTCGTAGGCGGCGCAGCGCCGCTGGTCGAGATCGCTGAGGTAGCGACGCTCGCTGTAGTAGGCCTCCTGAAAGCGCAGCGCATCGCTGTTGAGCTCCCGGAACAGGGCCTCGATGCTCGCCTCGGCATCCAGCAGCGGAGCCTGCGACGGCGGATCGCCGGACGTGCCTCCGGCACGCCCCTCCTCCTGCTCCAGCAGGTGGGCGATGCAGTGCTCCAGGGTGCGCAGCCGCTGGCTGCTCCAGGCATCGAGCAGGTGGCGGCAGCGCTTCTCGGTGGCCAGCCGCGCCCGTACGGCCAGGGCGCCGCGCAGCAACAGCGCCGGCTGCTGCAGCGACAGGCGCTGCACCTCACTGGGCTGGAGCAGCGGTGTCAGGCGGGAACCCAGGGCATCGTCCTCCAGCAGCAGCCGATCGACCAGCAGGCGCGCCAGATCCAGATCCGCCAGGTCATCGCCGCTGTCCTCGCCCCGGCTGATCGCCTCCAGCCGACCGGCGCCGAGGTTGTCCTCCTCGAGTTCGGCGATCGCCGCCCACAGGCGGCGGTGGTGCTGCAACACGAAATCCTCCTGCTCCCACTGGCGCAACTGCTGGCGAATCACACCGCGCTGCACGGGGCAGTGCAGATACAGGCGCAGCACATCGGCCTCGGCGCGCTCCTGCACGCTGGTGGCGCCGGGCTGCTCCCAGCGGGCCGAACGCCCGTGCCAGCGCTGCCCCTGCACCTGCTGGCGCAGGTCATCCTCGAGGCTGCGGGCCAGCCGGGCCTGGCCACCCGAGAGGCGCTCGGAGACCTGCTGCAGATAGCGGCTGCGCACCGCCGACTGGGGAAGCTTGCCGAGCAGCGCCACCAGCGACGACACCGCCTGCTGAAACTGATCGGAGCGGGCCAGATCACGCCCGGCCAGCACCTGCTCGATCTGCCAGTCGAGCCACAGCGGCGCCTGGTCGAGCAACGAGCGGTAGTCGCCGGCGCCATGGACCTTGAGGAACTCGTCGGGATCCTTGCCGGCGGGCAGCTGCAGCACCCGCAGCTCCAGCTGCCCCTGCAGCGCCAGCTGTTCCACCGCGCCGATCGCCCGCTCGGCGGCGCGCACACCGGCGCCATCGCTGTCGAAGTTGAGGATCAGCCGCTTGCTGTCGCAGCAGCGGCAGAGCTGGGTGATCTGCTGGCTGCTCAGGGCCGTGCCCAGGGCCGCCACGGCGTTGGTGATGCCAGCGGCGTGCAGGGCGATCACATCGAAGTAGCCCTCCACCACCACGGCCCGGTCGGCGCGGCGGATCGGATCGGCGGCCCGGTCGAGGCCGAACAGATGCTTGCCCTTCTCGAACACCTCCGTCTCGGGGGAATTGAGGTATTTGGGCTCGGCGCCGTCGAGGCTGCGGCCGCCGAAGCCGATCACCCGACCCTGGCGGTCGCGGATCGGCACCATCACCCGATGGCGGAAGCGGTCGTAGAAGCCGTCGCCGCCGCGGCGGGGCACCACCAGCCCGGCGGCCTCGAGCAGCTCCGGCTCCATCCCCTCCACCTGCTGGAGATGGCGCAGCAACCCATCCCAGCGCTCCGGCGCGTAGCCGAGGGCGAAGGAGTCGATCGTGGCTTCGCTCAGCCCGCGGGACTGACGCAGGTAGGTGCGAGCGGCGGCTCCCTCCGGACTGCGCAGCTGGCTCTGGAACCAGCCGGCCGCCAGCGCCAGCACACGGTGCAGCGCCTCGCGGCGGGACAGCTGCTGC
It contains:
- the dnaG gene encoding DNA primase codes for the protein MALTLPRIHPRTIEAVKERADIVDVVGDHVVLKKKGREFVGICPFHDDSKPSMTVSPAKQFYYCFSCGAGGNAIKFLMELQRSSFSDVVLELARRYQLPVETVDGPQQERLRQQLSRREALHRVLALAAGWFQSQLRSPEGAAARTYLRQSRGLSEATIDSFALGYAPERWDGLLRHLQQVEGMEPELLEAAGLVVPRRGGDGFYDRFRHRVMVPIRDRQGRVIGFGGRSLDGAEPKYLNSPETEVFEKGKHLFGLDRAADPIRRADRAVVVEGYFDVIALHAAGITNAVAALGTALSSQQITQLCRCCDSKRLILNFDSDGAGVRAAERAIGAVEQLALQGQLELRVLQLPAGKDPDEFLKVHGAGDYRSLLDQAPLWLDWQIEQVLAGRDLARSDQFQQAVSSLVALLGKLPQSAVRSRYLQQVSERLSGGQARLARSLEDDLRQQVQGQRWHGRSARWEQPGATSVQERAEADVLRLYLHCPVQRGVIRQQLRQWEQEDFVLQHHRRLWAAIAELEEDNLGAGRLEAISRGEDSGDDLADLDLARLLVDRLLLEDDALGSRLTPLLQPSEVQRLSLQQPALLLRGALAVRARLATEKRCRHLLDAWSSQRLRTLEHCIAHLLEQEEGRAGGTSGDPPSQAPLLDAEASIEALFRELNSDALRFQEAYYSERRYLSDLDQRRCAAYEEIVAQPAA